In Leifsonia sp. AK011, the genomic stretch ACGGGACCGTCTGGATCACGGCATCCCCTGCCGCTACTGCGGAGGACTGCAGCAGGGTGTAGACGAACGCTGCGGTCGGGACGAGAGCAGCGACGAGGAAGACTTTGGTGCCGAGAAGCCGGGTGAGAGGCGGAACCAGGAGGGATCCGATGGCGAACGACAGGAGGATGCCAATCATGGGTCCTCCCCCGGGTCGGAGCCACGTCGCGTTTTCCGGAGGGAAGTCGCGCTTCGCAGCGGCGGCTGGGACCAGTCTACCCGGGCCTCCTGAACGTCCCCGGTGGACGCCTACTGCTCGTGGACGTCGCCCTCGCGCAGGTCGGCGAGCAGGGCGAGCGCGGCTGCCACCTGCACCGGCCCCGGCACACGGAAGCCCGCAAGGGTGGTGCCCTCTCCACTCTTCAGCCCGAGGTCATCGGCCCCGAGCGCCGCGAAGGCATCCTCGTCGGTCACGTCGTCTCCCGCGAAGAAGACCGCGTCGGCGTCGGTGTACCGGCGGAGGTGCTCGATCGCCTCGCCCTTGGTCGTCGATCGCACGGAGAACTCGAGAACGTTCTTGCCCTCGCGGATCGTGAGCTCGTCGAGCGCTGCCGTCGCCTCGGTCCGCGCGACCAGGTGGGCGATGCGGCTGTTGTGCTCTGTCGCCAGTCGCGTGTGCAGGGCGAACCCGGCGGGCTTCGGTTCGATCCAGATCTGGTCGAGGGAGTCGGCGACCTCCTCGAGCACCGCCCCGAGGCGGTCGACCCTCTGCCGTTCGGCGTCGTCCAGGGCCAGATGGTCGGCCGGGTCATCCAAGCGGATCTCGATGCCGTGCGAGCCGATCAGGAGCACGTTGTCGGGAACCTGGGCCACGTGGATGAGGCTGTCGAGGGCGCGACCGGAGACGAGAGCGACCCGGGTGTTTCGCATCCGGCTCAGCCGAAGCACCGCCTCCTGCGCCTCGGGCAGGGCCCTGGCCTGCTGCGGGTCGTCGACCTCCGGCGCGAGGGTGCCGTCGAAATCGAGCGCCACGAGCAGGCGCTTGGTACGTGCGAGTTCCCGCAGGGCACCCACGAGGGGTTCGGGTAGGCGCGAGTAACGGGGTGGTGTATCGATGTCGACCATGTGGAGCTAGTCGGCCTTCCTGCGGTCGATCGTCCAGTCGAGAACGTCGTCCATGTCGTGGGAATGCGCCGCACCATTGCGGCTTCGAGTCGCCTCGGCGAGGGTCTCGAGGAACTCACGCGACCAGCGGGCCACGTCGAACTCTGCCACCCGCTTGCGCAGCGAACGCATCCTCGCCTGCTGCTCGCGGTGCGGCATGTCGATCGCCTGGAGGATCGCGGCCTTGAGACCGTCGATGTCGTGCGGGTTGATGCGCACGGCCTTCTTCAACTCGTCGGACGCGCCAGCGAACTCGCTCAGAACGAGCACGCCGTCCTCCGTGAACCGGGATGCCACATACTCCTTGGCCACGAGGTTCATGCCGTCGCGCAGCGCCGTGACCAGCAGCACGTCGGCTGCCACGTACAGCGCTGCCATCTCCTCGCGCGGATACCCGTGGTGGTGGTAGCTGATTGCCTGGTGGCTCATGGTGCTGAGGTCACCGTTGATTCGGCCGACGGTGAGTTCGATCTCGTCCCGCAGGGCCATGTAGGCCGCCACGCGCTCGCGGCTGGGGCTCGCCACCTGCACGAGCGTCACGTCCTCGACGTCGAGCGAGCCGTCGCTGAGCAGCTCGCCGAACGCCTTCAGCCGGTGGGCGATGCCCTTCGTGTAGTCAAGGCGGTCGACGCCGAGCATGATCGTGCGTGGATTGCCGAGACCCTCGCGGATCTCCCGCGCTCGCGCCTGGACGCTCGCGGTGCGGGCGAGCGCCTCGAAGTTGGCCGCGTCGATCGAGATGGGGAACGCCTTGACGATGACGCGACGGGTGGGCTGGTACGGCGCTGTGACCTCGATGACGGGGCTCTTCGTGGCGAGTCCGGTGAGCCTGCGCACCGCGCGGGAGAAGTTGCCGGCATCCGCCACCCGCTGGAAACCGATGACGTCGGCGCCCAGGAGTCCCTCGACGACCTGCAGTCGCCACGGGAGCTGCGAGAAGATGCCGTAGGGCGGGAACGGGATGTGGCAGAAGTAGCCGATGCTCAGGTCGGGACGCGACTCCCGCAGCATGCGCGGCACGAGCTGAAGCTGGTAGTCGTGGACCCAGACGGTGCCGCCGACGGCGGTCACGGCGGCTGCGGCATCCGCGAATCGCTGGTTGACCTCGACGTAGCTGTCCCACCAGACGCGGTGGAAGCTCGGCGGCGAGATGACGTCGTGGTACAGCGGCCAGAGGGTGTCGTTGCTGAAACCCTCGTAGAAGTTCTCGATGTCGTCCTCGCTGAGGTCGACGGGAACGATGTGGATGCCACCGGTCTCGAAGGGCTCGAGACCGAGGTCTGGCTGGCCTCCCCACCCCACCCACGCGCCATCCGCTTCGCGCATGACGGGTTCGAGGGCGGCGACCAGGCCACCGGGCGACGTGGCCCAGCGTTCCGAGCCGTCCGGGTCGACCACACGGTCGACGGGCAGGCGATTGGAGACGACGACGAAGTCGTACTGACGGGTAGTGCTGGTGGAGGACATCCTTCTTCCACGGTAGCAGCCGCCCCGAAGCCCCACCCCGGCTTATCCTGAGACGCACGCATCGTCGAACGGAATGAGGGACCGATGCCGATCGTTGACAACGCGATCTACCGGGACGGCGCGCGCCTGTCCCTCCCCGTGACTCTTGACCAGACTTTCGAGGAACTCCGCGACCATGGCGGGTTCGCGTGGATCGGCCTGTACCGGCCCACGGAGGAGGAACTTCGCGCCGTCGCGAACGAGTTCACCCTGCATCCGCTCGCCGTCGAGGACGCGCTCGTCGGCCACCAGCGTCCGAAGCTCGAGCGCTACGGCGACGTACTGTTCGTGGTGCTGCGCTCCGCCCGCTACCTCGATGCGCCGGAGGAGGTCGAATTCGGCGAGGTGCACCTGTTCATCGGTCCGAACTTCGCGATCACGGTCCGGCACGCTGAATCCCCCGACCTCGGCAGGGTGCGCAAGCGCGTCGAGGAGACGCCGTCGCTGCTCGCCCTCGGCCCGCAGGCAGTGCTCTACGCGGTCTTCGATCAGGTTGTCGACGAATACGGCCCGGTCATCCACGGTCTCGAGAACGACATCGACGAGATCGAGGACCAGATCTTCCAGGGTGACTCGGCGGTCTCCCGCCGCATCTACGAGCTCGCGCGTGAAGCCATGGCCTTCCAGCGCGCCACGCATCCCCTCGTCGGAATGCTCGAGTCACTCGAGGCCGGTTTCGAGAAGTACGGCGTGGACATCGAACTCCGCCGTGACTTCCGGGATGTCGCGGACCATGCCCTCAAGACGGTGGAACGGGCCGACTCGTTCCGGGCCGTGCTGCAGAACGCCCTCACGGTGCAGTCCACGCTCGTCACCCAGGCGCAGAACGACGAGATGCGCACCCTGTCGCGCATCGGCGTCGAACAGGGCGAGCAGGTGAAGAAGATCTCCTCCTGGGCTGCCATCCTCTTCGTTCCCGGGCTCGTCGCCGCCGTCTACGGCATGAACTTCCGCTTCATGCCAGAGCTCGACTGGCCGCTCGGCTACCCGTTCGCCGTCACACTCATGGTCGGCTCTGGTGCAGCCCTGTACTTCGTCTTCAAGAAACGCGGCTGGCTCTAGGCCGCTCTTTGCCGCTCAGGCGAGGGATGCACCACCGAACGAGACCGCGAACTGCTCGCACCACACGTAGAGGCTCGGGTACTGGCCGAGATCGACGTCTGCGGGGATCTCGTAGACCTGGTTGCCCAGGTTGCCCTTGAGTGGGCCGAGGTCGATGTACGCACCGTCGTCGGCGAGGAACCAGCCGTCGAACCCCGGCACGACCGGAGTGGCCGCGAGCCACACGCGCAGGTCCGGTCCGCTCGAGGTGGACAGGTTCTCGAGGGCGAGCACCCGCGAGCCGTCCGGGTTCTGGACGATGCGAACGCTGCCCGACGTCTCGTGCTCGTGGCTGATGAGCTCGCCAGCCGAGAGCTGCACGGGTTGCGGCTCTGGGGTGGGGGTGGCCGTGGGGGCTGCGGAGGGTGCGGACACACTCGGGGCCGACGTGGGAACGGTCGGCAGGGCGTCATCCACCTCGACATTCACGAACAGGAGCCAGGGCTGGAACACCAGTGCGGCCACGACAAGCCCGACCGCAGCTAGTCCTGCGGCACCCCCGATGATCCACTTTCGACGCATGGCCAGCCTCCACTCGCTCGAACCTTCTCTCGTGCGCGAAGGGTACCCATCCAACCCGGGAATCGCATCCAGGATGCGGGTGCGGCGTGTCGTCGAGCGCCCGGCGCACCCCAGCGAGGACACTGGGAGCATGGTCGAGCGACACGATGCCCCGGTGCCCGCGAACGAAGCAGACCAGCAGGCTGTTTTCGATCTCCTCCGCGAACAGCTCTTCGCGCTCTTCGGACCGGGTGGCAGCTTCCGCATCACCCTCGGCCGCGCAACTGCCGATGACGCACTCTTCGTCGAGACCGTCGCCGACACGATCGCGTGGGATGTCACGGCTTCTCTCACCGCAACGCATCACGAGGGCAGCCACGCCGCAGAGCCCGTCGACCCACAGGTCGCGCACGACCAGCTCTGGCGTCACATCGAGCAGGAGTTGCTGCTCCGTCGCACCGGACCGCAGTCCATCGACGTCGTGGTCGAGCGCGAGGCCGAGGCCGCAGCCGCCAGCCTTCGCGTCGTTCACGCCGCGTAAGTTCTCGACGCTCGCAACCTCGCGATAACGCAGTTGTGACCGGCCCTCCCGCGGAGAACCGGCCACAACTGCTCACTCGACTACGCGGGTAGCGGTACGAGCCCGAGCACGTCGGCTCGTCGCGTGCGCCGGATGGCGAAGAGCGAGAGGATGACGCTGCCCACGCCGAACGCGAGCAGGATGAGCGCGGACGACACCACGGTGCCAGCGCTTCCCCCGGCGATGATGCCCTGCATCCCGCTGACCGCCCACGTGAGCGGAAGGAACGGGCTGATCACCTGGAACGGCGTCGACAGCAGCTCAACGGGGTAGATGCCGCCCGTCGATGTCACCTGGATCGCGAGCGCGAACAGCGAGACCACGAGTCCCCCGCGACCGAGGCCGATCGTGAGCAGGTAGTGGAACGCGGTGAACGCGAGAGCCGTGATGAGCGAGAACAGGAGCGTTGCGGGGAGAAGGCTCCACGCGACGCCGAGCGCACCGTGCAGCAGCCCGACGAGCAGAAGCGCCTGCAGGGCCGTGACGACGCCAGCGCGACCGATGGATGCCGCGACCAGACGTCCATTGCGCGCAGTCGAGGCGAGCGCCCTCCGCGAGACCGGCTTGAGCACGAGGAACACGGCGAGCGCCCCGATCCAGAGCCCCAGGGGCACGAAGAATGTGGCAACGCCCTGGCCGACATCCGTTACCGCGTTGGCGGTCGTGACATCGACGCCGACGGGCTCGACGACGACGTCAGCGGTCTTGGCTGCGGTGTCCGCATCGGTCGTCGGGACCTGGTCGGCTCCCTCTTGGAGCCCGCTGGCGAGCTGGCTCGCGCCCGAGGCGAGACCCGAGGCGCCGGAGTTGAGGCCTCCGGACCCTGCGGAGAGCTGCTCAGCGCCCGAGGCGCTCTGCGAGATGCCCGACTGGACACCCGAGATCGCCGACGCCGCTCCGCTCGCCAGTTCCTGCCCCTTTCCGGCCAGCTCGGAGGCTCCCGCAATGCTGCCTTCGAGTCCGTCGAGCACCCCATCCACGCCCTTCGTCGTTCCGTTCGCCAGTTCAGGGCCGGACGAACTCAGGTACTGGAGCGTGCCCAGTTGCGTTTGAAGAATTAGCGCCTTTTCCTCCGGTAGCGACGCGAGGAGGTCTGGAGCGAGCTGGTCAAGCGTCGCCGAGACACCCGATACCGCGCCGGTGTAACTCTTCACGCCAGGGCCAAGATCGGTGAAGGCCTTCCCGGTCTCAGGATCTGGTGTTTGGAGCATCTCAGCGAATGTAGACAAACCGTCCCTCAACTGGGCAACACCGTTCGCATAACCAGCGACGCCGTTGCTGAGGTCCGTGAGACCGCTGGCACCAGCATCCAGCTGCGAAAGCCCGCTTGCGAGCCCGTCGACGCCGCCTGTGTACTGGGTGAGGCCGCTCGAGAGCTGCGTCGCACCGTCGGCGAGTCCGTCCGCACCATCCGCCGCCTCCGACAGCGCAGAGCCCAGCTGCCCCATGCCGTCGTAGAGACCCGCGAGGTACTGCTTGGTGATCTCGCGACCGAAGGTGTCGGTCATGGTCTGGCCGACAACCTGGGCAACCGAGCCGGTGAGGTAGCTGTGCGAGTCATCCGTGGCGATGGAGATGTCGGCCTTCACGGGGTCGTCACCCGAGATGGACAGGATCGACTCGGAGAAGTCACTCGGCACGGTGAGGACGGCGTAGACCTTGCCAGAGTCGAGGAGTGCCTGCGCGTCCTCCTCGTTGGTGATGGTCCAGTCGAAGCCCTCGGCGCCCGTGAGCTCGGTCACGAGCTGGCGGCCCGCGAAGACGATCTGCTTGTTGCCGTCGGCGTCGGTCGTCGTGATCATCTCGTCGTTGTTGACGACGGCCGCGGGGATGCGGTCGAGCGCGGAGTCGGACTGTGCGAGCGCACCGACGAAGAGGCCCGCGAACGCGAGGGGGATCAGCACGACGGCCACGAGACCGAGCCTGCGCAGCACGCTCGCGCGCTTCTG encodes the following:
- the otsB gene encoding trehalose-phosphatase yields the protein MVDIDTPPRYSRLPEPLVGALRELARTKRLLVALDFDGTLAPEVDDPQQARALPEAQEAVLRLSRMRNTRVALVSGRALDSLIHVAQVPDNVLLIGSHGIEIRLDDPADHLALDDAERQRVDRLGAVLEEVADSLDQIWIEPKPAGFALHTRLATEHNSRIAHLVARTEATAALDELTIREGKNVLEFSVRSTTKGEAIEHLRRYTDADAVFFAGDDVTDEDAFAALGADDLGLKSGEGTTLAGFRVPGPVQVAAALALLADLREGDVHEQ
- a CDS encoding trehalose-6-phosphate synthase produces the protein MSSTSTTRQYDFVVVSNRLPVDRVVDPDGSERWATSPGGLVAALEPVMREADGAWVGWGGQPDLGLEPFETGGIHIVPVDLSEDDIENFYEGFSNDTLWPLYHDVISPPSFHRVWWDSYVEVNQRFADAAAAVTAVGGTVWVHDYQLQLVPRMLRESRPDLSIGYFCHIPFPPYGIFSQLPWRLQVVEGLLGADVIGFQRVADAGNFSRAVRRLTGLATKSPVIEVTAPYQPTRRVIVKAFPISIDAANFEALARTASVQARAREIREGLGNPRTIMLGVDRLDYTKGIAHRLKAFGELLSDGSLDVEDVTLVQVASPSRERVAAYMALRDEIELTVGRINGDLSTMSHQAISYHHHGYPREEMAALYVAADVLLVTALRDGMNLVAKEYVASRFTEDGVLVLSEFAGASDELKKAVRINPHDIDGLKAAILQAIDMPHREQQARMRSLRKRVAEFDVARWSREFLETLAEATRSRNGAAHSHDMDDVLDWTIDRRKAD
- a CDS encoding magnesium and cobalt transport protein CorA, yielding MPIVDNAIYRDGARLSLPVTLDQTFEELRDHGGFAWIGLYRPTEEELRAVANEFTLHPLAVEDALVGHQRPKLERYGDVLFVVLRSARYLDAPEEVEFGEVHLFIGPNFAITVRHAESPDLGRVRKRVEETPSLLALGPQAVLYAVFDQVVDEYGPVIHGLENDIDEIEDQIFQGDSAVSRRIYELAREAMAFQRATHPLVGMLESLEAGFEKYGVDIELRRDFRDVADHALKTVERADSFRAVLQNALTVQSTLVTQAQNDEMRTLSRIGVEQGEQVKKISSWAAILFVPGLVAAVYGMNFRFMPELDWPLGYPFAVTLMVGSGAALYFVFKKRGWL
- a CDS encoding DM13 domain-containing protein, whose translation is MRRKWIIGGAAGLAAVGLVVAALVFQPWLLFVNVEVDDALPTVPTSAPSVSAPSAAPTATPTPEPQPVQLSAGELISHEHETSGSVRIVQNPDGSRVLALENLSTSSGPDLRVWLAATPVVPGFDGWFLADDGAYIDLGPLKGNLGNQVYEIPADVDLGQYPSLYVWCEQFAVSFGGASLA
- a CDS encoding YhgE/Pip domain-containing protein is translated as MSTPVSLQKRASVLRRLGLVAVVLIPLAFAGLFVGALAQSDSALDRIPAAVVNNDEMITTTDADGNKQIVFAGRQLVTELTGAEGFDWTITNEEDAQALLDSGKVYAVLTVPSDFSESILSISGDDPVKADISIATDDSHSYLTGSVAQVVGQTMTDTFGREITKQYLAGLYDGMGQLGSALSEAADGADGLADGATQLSSGLTQYTGGVDGLASGLSQLDAGASGLTDLSNGVAGYANGVAQLRDGLSTFAEMLQTPDPETGKAFTDLGPGVKSYTGAVSGVSATLDQLAPDLLASLPEEKALILQTQLGTLQYLSSSGPELANGTTKGVDGVLDGLEGSIAGASELAGKGQELASGAASAISGVQSGISQSASGAEQLSAGSGGLNSGASGLASGASQLASGLQEGADQVPTTDADTAAKTADVVVEPVGVDVTTANAVTDVGQGVATFFVPLGLWIGALAVFLVLKPVSRRALASTARNGRLVAASIGRAGVVTALQALLLVGLLHGALGVAWSLLPATLLFSLITALAFTAFHYLLTIGLGRGGLVVSLFALAIQVTSTGGIYPVELLSTPFQVISPFLPLTWAVSGMQGIIAGGSAGTVVSSALILLAFGVGSVILSLFAIRRTRRADVLGLVPLPA